From the Vallicoccus soli genome, one window contains:
- the rfbA gene encoding glucose-1-phosphate thymidylyltransferase RfbA: MRGIILAGGSGTRLHPITRAVSKQLMPVYDKPMIYYPLSTLMMAGVREVLVITTPQDQEQFRRLLGDGSDLGMEISYAVQPAPEGLAQAFLIGADFVGDEPVALVLGDNIFHGTGLGTSLKANAGTVGGHVFAYHVADPTAYGVVEFGEDGRVISIEEKPQRPKSSYAVPGLYFYGPDVVDVARGVRPSPRGELEITAVNDEYLRRGELTVTVLERGTAWLDTGTFESMMQAAEFVRVIEARQGYKIGCIEEIAWREGFIDDAQLQRLAEPLRKSGYGDYLLGLLTDRR; this comes from the coding sequence ATGCGAGGGATCATCCTGGCCGGCGGGTCCGGCACGCGCCTGCACCCCATCACGCGCGCCGTGAGCAAGCAGCTCATGCCCGTCTACGACAAGCCGATGATCTACTACCCGCTCTCCACGCTCATGATGGCCGGCGTCCGCGAGGTCCTCGTCATCACGACCCCGCAGGACCAGGAGCAGTTCCGCCGCCTGCTCGGCGACGGCTCCGACCTGGGGATGGAGATCTCGTACGCCGTGCAGCCGGCGCCGGAGGGGCTGGCGCAGGCGTTCCTCATCGGCGCGGACTTCGTCGGCGACGAGCCGGTCGCGCTCGTCCTCGGCGACAACATCTTCCACGGCACCGGCCTGGGCACCTCGCTCAAGGCCAACGCCGGCACGGTCGGCGGGCACGTGTTCGCGTACCACGTGGCCGACCCGACGGCGTACGGCGTCGTCGAGTTCGGCGAGGACGGGCGCGTCATCTCCATCGAGGAGAAGCCGCAGCGCCCCAAGAGCTCGTACGCCGTCCCGGGCCTCTACTTCTACGGCCCCGACGTCGTCGACGTGGCCCGCGGCGTGCGCCCCAGCCCCCGCGGCGAGCTCGAGATCACCGCCGTCAACGACGAGTACCTGCGCCGCGGCGAGCTCACCGTCACCGTGCTCGAGCGCGGCACCGCCTGGCTCGACACCGGCACCTTCGAGTCGATGATGCAGGCCGCCGAGTTCGTCCGGGTCATCGAGGCCCGGCAGGGCTACAAGATCGGGTGCATCGAGGAAATCGCCTGGCGCGAGGGCTTCATCGACGACGCCCAGCTCCAGCGGCTCGCCGAGCCGCTGCGCAAGAGCGGCTACGGCGACTACCTGCTCGGGCTGCTCACCGACCGGCGCTGA
- a CDS encoding GyrI-like domain-containing protein: MPVDLRRSLDHYRARRGAVRLLEVPPQRYLAVDGRGAPDPDGGGEYARALGVLYPLAYALKAVGRDLGRDHVVPPLEGLWWAQDMAAFTTRRDKGSWEWTLLLLVPDWLGPEHVDAARGRVAARRPALPLDLVRVELLEEGLCAQTLHVGPYDDEGPVLADLHGRWIPEHGLEMTGKHHEVYLGDPRRAAPERLRTVLRQPVRRRGPQPRSDA; encoded by the coding sequence GTGCCGGTCGACCTGCGCAGGAGCCTGGACCACTACCGGGCGCGGCGCGGCGCGGTGCGCCTGCTCGAGGTCCCGCCCCAGCGCTACCTCGCGGTCGACGGCCGCGGCGCGCCCGACCCCGACGGCGGGGGCGAGTACGCCCGCGCGCTCGGGGTGCTCTACCCCCTCGCGTACGCGCTCAAGGCCGTCGGGCGGGACCTCGGCCGCGACCACGTCGTGCCGCCGCTCGAGGGCCTGTGGTGGGCGCAGGACATGGCCGCCTTCACGACGCGGCGCGACAAGGGCTCCTGGGAGTGGACGCTGCTGCTCCTCGTGCCGGACTGGCTCGGCCCCGAGCACGTCGACGCGGCGCGCGGGCGGGTCGCCGCCCGGAGGCCCGCGCTGCCCCTCGACCTCGTGCGCGTCGAGCTGCTCGAGGAGGGGCTGTGCGCGCAGACGCTGCACGTCGGGCCGTACGACGACGAGGGGCCGGTGCTCGCGGACCTGCACGGGCGCTGGATCCCCGAGCACGGCCTCGAGATGACCGGCAAGCACCACGAGGTCTACCTCGGCGACCCGCGCCGCGCGGCGCCCGAGCGGCTGCGCACGGTCCTGCGCCAGCCGGTGCGCCGGCGCGGGCCTCAGCCCCGCAGCGACGCGTAG
- a CDS encoding putative protein N(5)-glutamine methyltransferase — protein MSDPLVDRLRAAGCVFAEEEAALLRGAAGGAAELERLAARRETGEPLEHVVGWARFLGLRVAVGPGVFVPRPRTELLGARALHLVRDLAPGAVVVELCCGAGALALAVALAAPHLEVHAADVDPGALAWARRNLEPVGAAVHEGDLWRALPGRLRGRVDLLLADAPYVPTDEVRLMPAEARLHEPRVALDGGGDGLDVHRRLLAGAPAWLAPGARLLLETGASQADADLALARAAGLAARVLRDEDLDATCLEATAP, from the coding sequence GTGAGCGACCCCCTCGTCGACCGCCTGCGGGCCGCGGGCTGCGTGTTCGCCGAGGAGGAGGCGGCGCTGCTGCGCGGGGCGGCGGGCGGGGCGGCGGAGCTGGAGCGGCTGGCGGCCCGCCGCGAGACCGGCGAGCCGCTGGAGCACGTGGTCGGCTGGGCCCGCTTCCTCGGGCTGCGGGTCGCCGTCGGGCCGGGCGTGTTCGTCCCCCGGCCGCGGACCGAGCTGCTGGGCGCTCGCGCGCTGCACCTCGTCCGGGACCTCGCCCCCGGCGCGGTCGTCGTGGAGCTGTGCTGCGGCGCCGGCGCGCTCGCCCTCGCGGTGGCGCTGGCCGCGCCGCACCTCGAGGTCCACGCCGCGGACGTCGACCCGGGTGCGCTCGCGTGGGCCCGGCGCAACCTCGAGCCGGTCGGCGCCGCGGTGCACGAGGGCGACCTCTGGCGGGCCCTGCCCGGGCGGCTGCGGGGGCGGGTCGACCTGCTGCTGGCCGACGCCCCGTACGTCCCGACGGACGAGGTCCGCCTCATGCCCGCCGAGGCCCGCCTCCACGAGCCGCGCGTCGCCCTCGACGGGGGCGGCGACGGCCTCGACGTGCACCGCCGGCTCCTCGCCGGGGCCCCCGCCTGGCTCGCCCCCGGCGCCCGGCTGCTGCTCGAGACGGGCGCCTCGCAGGCCGACGCCGACCTCGCCCTCGCCCGTGCCGCGGGCCTGGCCGCCCGGGTGCTGCGCGACGAGGACCTCGACGCCACCTGCCTCGAGGCCACCGCCCCCTGA
- a CDS encoding Rid family hydrolase, whose protein sequence is MIRPSRRTARTALVGLATLGLVGGVAFQVGAESATEPPRPGEVRPYLTAGATNPLIANGVAIGRDVELYKTSGLGPAALNTAATPGTPKAYVDPAMFPGGKLHGGVTITEAQGLNVLARIGENLAAAGLTYSDVHTMRVFLANPPGKATADFDGWNRAYRQYFANVDLGTGQTVPVVMGTRPAAPPLVANAARPSRFALEIATLPVAGWLVEVEVDAHY, encoded by the coding sequence GTGATCCGCCCGAGCCGCCGCACCGCCCGCACCGCCCTCGTCGGCCTGGCCACCCTCGGCCTCGTCGGCGGGGTCGCCTTCCAGGTCGGCGCGGAGTCCGCCACCGAGCCGCCCCGCCCGGGCGAGGTGCGCCCGTACCTCACCGCCGGCGCGACGAACCCGCTCATCGCCAACGGCGTGGCGATCGGCCGCGACGTCGAGCTCTACAAGACCAGCGGGCTCGGCCCCGCGGCCCTCAACACCGCCGCGACCCCCGGCACGCCGAAGGCGTACGTCGACCCGGCGATGTTCCCCGGCGGCAAGCTGCACGGCGGGGTCACCATCACCGAGGCGCAGGGGCTCAACGTCCTCGCCCGCATCGGGGAGAACCTCGCCGCGGCGGGGCTGACCTACTCCGACGTGCACACGATGCGGGTCTTCCTCGCGAACCCGCCGGGCAAGGCGACGGCCGACTTCGACGGCTGGAACCGGGCCTACCGGCAGTACTTCGCCAACGTCGACCTCGGCACGGGCCAGACGGTCCCGGTCGTCATGGGCACCCGCCCGGCCGCGCCGCCGCTCGTCGCCAACGCCGCGCGCCCGTCGCGCTTCGCCCTCGAGATCGCGACCCTGCCGGTGGCCGGCTGGCTCGTCGAGGTCGAGGTCGACGCGCACTACTGA
- a CDS encoding diguanylate cyclase domain-containing protein codes for MLHGDASQDALLDDVLGRARVRTVFQPIVDLATGEVVAYEALARGPEGPLARPDLLFAAARRAGRLAELDELCRRTALTTALGAGVTAPLSLFVNVEPEVLDAAPLDELLAIADTAPGRLQVVLEITERALATRPAELLATVERLRESGWKVALDDVGADDLSLAFMPLLRPEVVKLDLRLVQQRPGPAVAQIMNAVNAYAEAGGALVLAEGIEDEGHLAVARALGASLGQGWMFGRPSASTVPGLPVGRLALPAVPPARGADVSPFACLPEGTVLRRSAKPLLIEVSKHLEREAVRQGSTAVVVATFQEARHFTAPTAHRYRELVERTAFVGALGEDLPLEPVAGVRGAALHPTDAVRGEWDVVVLAPHFAAALLARDLGDDVPDMERTFEFALTYDRDTVVAAAQSLMSRVVAQVPGTGQQGVPGTAAATGPAAAAAAAPAAEDRERTLRRALAATVNGVTIADVTRPDHPLVYVNAAFERLSGLRAEEVLGRNCRFLQGEGTDAAAVARIRDAVAEGRECRETVLNHRGPGRAPWWNEIHLAPVFDDDGRLVQYIGVQNDVTARVEAEAALREERERARAYAAQVEELAYTDPLTGLLNRRRAQDLLGPALAQADATGTGVAVLYLDLDGFKGVNDALGHQAGDELLREVATRLRGRLRRRDVVARLGGDEFLVVLGGLDRDGALAEGQRVARELQAALAEPVLTSRGPVVVPVSVGVSASPHEGRDFDALLHAADARMYAAKPRAAQRRSVSSPSR; via the coding sequence ATGCTGCACGGGGACGCGTCGCAGGACGCGCTGCTGGACGACGTGCTGGGGCGGGCGCGGGTGCGCACGGTCTTCCAGCCGATCGTCGACCTCGCCACGGGCGAGGTCGTGGCGTACGAGGCGCTGGCGCGCGGCCCCGAGGGCCCGCTGGCCCGGCCGGACCTGCTCTTCGCGGCCGCGCGCCGGGCGGGTCGCCTGGCCGAGCTCGACGAGCTCTGCCGGCGCACGGCGCTCACGACGGCGCTCGGCGCCGGGGTGACCGCGCCGCTCTCGCTGTTCGTCAACGTCGAGCCCGAGGTGCTCGACGCGGCGCCGCTCGACGAGCTGCTGGCCATCGCGGACACCGCTCCCGGGCGCCTGCAGGTGGTCCTGGAGATCACCGAGCGGGCGCTGGCGACCCGTCCCGCCGAGCTGCTCGCCACCGTCGAGCGGCTGCGCGAGAGCGGCTGGAAGGTCGCGCTCGACGACGTCGGCGCCGACGACCTGTCGCTGGCCTTCATGCCCCTGCTGCGCCCCGAGGTCGTCAAGCTCGACCTGCGCCTGGTGCAGCAGCGCCCCGGCCCCGCCGTCGCGCAGATCATGAACGCGGTCAACGCGTACGCGGAGGCCGGCGGCGCGCTCGTGCTCGCCGAGGGCATCGAGGACGAGGGGCACCTCGCCGTCGCCCGCGCCCTCGGGGCCTCGCTGGGGCAGGGCTGGATGTTCGGCCGCCCGAGCGCGAGCACCGTGCCGGGCCTGCCGGTCGGGCGCCTGGCGCTGCCCGCGGTGCCGCCCGCCCGCGGCGCGGACGTGTCGCCGTTCGCGTGCCTGCCCGAGGGCACGGTCCTGCGCCGCTCGGCCAAGCCGCTGCTCATCGAGGTGAGCAAGCACCTCGAGCGCGAGGCGGTGCGCCAGGGCTCGACCGCCGTCGTCGTCGCCACCTTCCAGGAGGCGCGGCACTTCACGGCGCCGACCGCGCACCGGTACCGCGAGCTCGTCGAGCGGACGGCGTTCGTCGGGGCGCTCGGCGAGGACCTGCCGCTGGAGCCGGTCGCGGGCGTGCGGGGCGCCGCCCTGCACCCCACCGACGCCGTGCGGGGCGAGTGGGACGTCGTCGTGCTCGCACCCCACTTCGCCGCGGCCCTGCTGGCGCGGGACCTCGGCGACGACGTGCCCGACATGGAGCGGACGTTCGAGTTCGCGCTGACGTACGACCGCGACACGGTCGTCGCCGCGGCGCAGTCCCTCATGTCGCGGGTCGTCGCGCAGGTCCCGGGCACCGGGCAGCAGGGGGTGCCGGGCACGGCCGCGGCCACCGGGCCTGCCGCGGCCGCGGCGGCCGCCCCGGCCGCGGAGGACCGCGAGCGCACCCTGCGCCGGGCCCTGGCCGCCACCGTCAACGGCGTCACCATCGCCGACGTGACCCGCCCCGACCACCCGCTCGTGTACGTCAACGCCGCCTTCGAGCGGCTCAGCGGGCTGCGCGCGGAGGAGGTGCTCGGGCGCAACTGCCGGTTCCTGCAGGGCGAGGGCACCGACGCCGCCGCGGTGGCGCGCATCCGCGACGCCGTCGCCGAGGGCCGCGAGTGCCGGGAGACGGTGCTCAACCACCGCGGGCCGGGCCGCGCGCCGTGGTGGAACGAGATCCACCTCGCGCCGGTCTTCGACGACGACGGGCGCCTCGTGCAGTACATCGGGGTGCAGAACGACGTCACCGCCCGCGTGGAGGCCGAGGCCGCGCTGCGCGAGGAGCGCGAGCGCGCCCGGGCGTACGCCGCCCAGGTCGAGGAGCTGGCGTACACCGACCCGCTGACCGGGCTGCTCAACCGCCGCCGCGCGCAGGACCTGCTCGGCCCGGCGCTCGCGCAGGCCGACGCGACCGGGACGGGCGTGGCCGTGCTCTACCTCGACCTCGACGGCTTCAAGGGCGTCAACGACGCGCTCGGGCACCAGGCCGGCGACGAGCTGCTGCGCGAGGTCGCGACCCGGCTGCGCGGGCGCCTGCGCCGCCGCGACGTCGTCGCCCGGCTCGGCGGCGACGAGTTCCTCGTCGTGCTCGGCGGGCTCGACCGCGACGGCGCGCTGGCCGAGGGGCAGCGGGTGGCGCGGGAGCTGCAGGCCGCCCTCGCCGAGCCGGTGCTCACCTCGCGCGGGCCGGTCGTCGTGCCGGTGAGCGTCGGGGTGAGCGCCTCCCCGCACGAGGGCCGCGACTTCGACGCGCTGCTGCACGCGGCGGACGCGCGGATGTACGCCGCCAAGCCGCGGGCCGCTCAGCGCCGGTCGGTGAGCAGCCCGAGCAGGTAG
- a CDS encoding GNAT family N-acetyltransferase, producing the protein MLEAPFAAQAVLEGPRVRLVQLTEAVLDDYAAALDDPELQRLTGSRAPVERAALRAWLRSRREHADRADWAVLRRSDNVFLGEAVLNELSPEDASCNFRIWLSGAHVGQGYGTEATRLVVEHALRDVGLHRVSLSVYAFNERARRSYERCGFVLEGRLRDALRWEGRWHDELVMAALEGDLPPQRG; encoded by the coding sequence GTGCTCGAGGCCCCCTTCGCCGCGCAGGCCGTCCTCGAGGGCCCGCGGGTGCGCCTCGTCCAGCTGACCGAGGCGGTCCTCGACGACTACGCCGCCGCGCTGGACGACCCGGAGCTCCAGCGGCTCACCGGCAGCCGCGCCCCCGTCGAGCGCGCGGCGCTGCGGGCGTGGCTGCGCAGCCGGCGCGAGCACGCCGACCGGGCCGACTGGGCGGTGCTCCGACGCTCGGACAACGTGTTCCTGGGCGAGGCGGTGCTCAACGAGCTCTCGCCGGAGGACGCCTCGTGCAACTTCCGGATCTGGCTCTCCGGCGCCCACGTCGGGCAGGGGTACGGGACCGAGGCCACCCGCCTCGTCGTCGAGCACGCGCTGCGCGACGTCGGCCTGCACCGGGTGTCGCTGAGCGTCTACGCCTTCAACGAGCGCGCCCGCCGGTCGTACGAGCGGTGCGGCTTCGTCCTCGAGGGGCGCCTGCGCGACGCGCTGCGCTGGGAGGGCCGCTGGCACGACGAGCTCGTCATGGCCGCGCTGGAGGGCGACCTGCCCCCCCAGCGCGGCTGA
- a CDS encoding flavin monoamine oxidase family protein encodes MAVTRRQFLQRVGVAGGAGVMYGTMGALGFAPAGAAAATPAFTPPKASDFTLTGRSRKKVVVLGAGIAGLTTAYELGKAGYDITVLEARHRPGGRNWTVRGGTKETELDGRTQRSTFAEGQYMNAGPARLPQHHVTMDYCRELGVPLEVFTNSNAQAWIYDSVSGTKVRWREAKADTYGYVSELLAKATDKGALDAELTGEDQERLIAFLRSFGAIGDAASGYAYTGSGRRGYTTDPGAGLQDGEYAAPPSVADVLARGAGRYFSFEMGWDQAMLMFQPVGGMDRIAYAFEAAVEARSTIRYGAEVQSVMNTQDGVEVTYVDGATTRTVTADFCVCAVPPHIAARFRTNLPPGVQESLAYAVPASTGKIGLQYGRRWWEEDEDLYGGITNTDLDVSTIWYPSYGYNGRRGTVVGYYNFGANADAYAALPHRGRLQKALAQGRKVHGPVYGKDIESTFSVAWSKIRYSEGGWVGWPDQTGREYRRLLRPSGNVYFAGDHLSHYIAWQAGAILSARDVVTHLHTRVMGAPA; translated from the coding sequence ATGGCGGTCACCAGGCGCCAGTTCCTGCAGCGGGTCGGCGTCGCCGGCGGGGCAGGGGTCATGTACGGGACGATGGGCGCGCTCGGCTTCGCGCCCGCCGGGGCGGCGGCGGCCACCCCCGCGTTCACCCCGCCGAAGGCCTCGGACTTCACCCTCACCGGGCGCAGCCGCAAGAAGGTCGTCGTCCTCGGCGCGGGCATCGCCGGTCTGACCACGGCGTACGAGCTCGGCAAGGCCGGCTACGACATCACGGTCCTCGAGGCCCGCCACCGCCCGGGCGGGCGCAACTGGACGGTGCGCGGCGGCACGAAGGAGACCGAGCTCGACGGGCGCACGCAGCGCTCGACGTTCGCCGAGGGCCAGTACATGAACGCCGGCCCGGCCCGGCTGCCCCAGCACCACGTGACGATGGACTACTGCCGCGAGCTCGGCGTGCCGCTCGAGGTGTTCACGAACAGCAACGCGCAGGCCTGGATCTACGACTCGGTGAGCGGCACCAAGGTCCGCTGGCGCGAGGCGAAGGCCGACACCTACGGCTACGTCTCGGAGCTGCTCGCCAAGGCCACCGACAAGGGCGCGCTGGACGCCGAGCTCACCGGGGAGGACCAGGAGCGGCTCATCGCCTTCCTGCGCTCCTTCGGCGCGATCGGCGACGCCGCGAGCGGCTACGCGTACACCGGCTCCGGGCGCCGCGGCTACACCACCGACCCCGGGGCCGGCCTGCAGGACGGCGAGTACGCCGCCCCGCCGAGCGTCGCCGACGTCCTCGCCCGCGGCGCCGGCCGCTACTTCTCGTTCGAGATGGGCTGGGACCAGGCGATGCTCATGTTCCAGCCGGTGGGCGGCATGGACCGCATCGCCTACGCCTTCGAGGCGGCGGTCGAGGCGAGGAGCACCATCCGGTACGGCGCCGAGGTGCAGTCGGTCATGAACACGCAGGACGGCGTCGAGGTGACGTACGTCGACGGGGCCACGACCCGCACGGTCACCGCCGACTTCTGCGTCTGCGCGGTGCCCCCGCACATCGCGGCCCGCTTCCGCACCAACCTCCCCCCCGGCGTGCAGGAGTCCCTGGCTTACGCGGTGCCCGCCAGCACCGGCAAGATCGGCCTGCAGTACGGCCGCCGCTGGTGGGAGGAGGACGAGGACCTCTACGGCGGCATCACGAACACCGACCTCGACGTGTCGACGATCTGGTACCCGTCGTACGGCTACAACGGCCGACGCGGCACCGTCGTCGGCTACTACAACTTCGGCGCGAACGCCGACGCGTACGCCGCTCTGCCGCACCGCGGCCGGCTCCAGAAAGCCCTTGCCCAGGGGCGCAAGGTCCACGGCCCCGTGTACGGCAAGGACATCGAGTCGACCTTCTCCGTCGCCTGGTCGAAGATCAGGTACTCCGAGGGCGGCTGGGTCGGCTGGCCCGACCAGACCGGCCGCGAGTACCGGCGCCTGCTGCGCCCCTCCGGCAACGTCTACTTCGCCGGCGACCACCTCAGCCACTACATCGCCTGGCAGGCAGGGGCCATCCTGTCCGCCCGCGACGTCGTCACCCACCTGCACACCCGCGTGATGGGAGCCCCCGCGTGA
- the rfbC gene encoding dTDP-4-dehydrorhamnose 3,5-epimerase: protein MEIRELAVPDAYELTPRQFPDDRGTFLEWYRHEALTEAVGHPLDLRQANCSVSRRGTVRGIHFADVPPSQAKYVTCISGAVLDVVVDIRTGSPTFGTYDAVRLDDVDRRAVYLSEGLGHAFVALTDDAAVVYLCSTTYSPGREHGTTPTDPDLGIDWQALSGADPLLSPKDEAAPTLAAAAEQGLLPSYEECRAFYASLRG from the coding sequence GTGGAGATCCGTGAGCTGGCCGTCCCCGACGCCTACGAGCTGACCCCCCGGCAGTTCCCCGACGACCGGGGCACCTTCCTCGAGTGGTACCGCCACGAGGCGCTCACCGAGGCCGTCGGGCACCCGCTCGACCTGCGCCAGGCGAACTGCTCGGTCTCCCGGCGCGGCACCGTGCGGGGCATCCACTTCGCCGACGTCCCGCCCAGCCAGGCCAAGTACGTCACCTGCATCAGCGGCGCGGTCCTCGACGTCGTCGTCGACATCCGCACCGGGTCGCCGACCTTCGGCACGTACGACGCCGTCCGCCTCGACGACGTGGACCGCCGCGCGGTCTACCTGTCCGAGGGGCTCGGGCACGCCTTCGTGGCGCTCACCGACGACGCGGCCGTCGTCTACCTGTGCTCCACGACGTACTCCCCGGGGCGCGAGCACGGCACGACGCCGACCGACCCGGACCTCGGCATCGACTGGCAGGCGCTCTCCGGCGCCGACCCGCTGCTCTCCCCCAAGGACGAGGCCGCCCCCACGCTGGCCGCGGCCGCCGAGCAGGGCCTGCTGCCGTCGTACGAGGAGTGCCGGGCGTTCTACGCGTCGCTGCGGGGCTGA
- a CDS encoding glycosyltransferase family 2 protein produces MTDAPAAAPPVSVVMTVLDEARHLADAVRCALDQDHPGPVEVVVAVGPSTDGTRAIADALAAADPRVRVVDNPDPRGATPAGLNAAIAAARHDVLVRVDGHAMLPRSYVSTAVEALERTGADNVGGVMAAEGTTPFERAVARAMTSRIGVGSAPYHTGGAEGPADSVYLGVFRRSALERVGGFDEAFSRAQDWELNHRIRSTGGTVWFVPALQVAYRPRSSAGALARQYFHYGRWRRVIVRRSPETASARYLAPPAAVVAVAGGAVLGALGLRAGWLAPAGYAAGVLAGSAATARGLEPAAAVRLPLVYATMHGAWGLGFLTSPRALARPVRAGLPAHGRARARGALRR; encoded by the coding sequence ATGACCGACGCCCCCGCCGCCGCACCGCCCGTGTCCGTCGTCATGACGGTGCTGGACGAGGCCCGCCACCTCGCGGACGCCGTGCGGTGCGCCCTCGACCAGGACCACCCCGGACCGGTCGAGGTCGTCGTCGCCGTCGGGCCCAGCACCGACGGCACCCGCGCCATCGCCGACGCCCTGGCGGCCGCCGACCCGCGGGTGCGCGTCGTCGACAACCCCGACCCGCGCGGGGCGACCCCCGCGGGGCTCAACGCGGCGATCGCGGCGGCCCGCCACGACGTGCTCGTCCGGGTCGACGGGCACGCGATGCTGCCCCGGTCGTACGTGTCCACGGCCGTGGAGGCGCTCGAGCGCACCGGCGCCGACAACGTGGGCGGCGTCATGGCCGCCGAGGGCACCACGCCCTTCGAGCGCGCCGTCGCCCGGGCCATGACCTCGCGCATCGGGGTGGGCAGCGCGCCGTACCACACCGGCGGTGCGGAGGGGCCGGCCGACTCGGTCTACCTCGGGGTCTTCCGGCGCTCGGCGCTCGAGCGGGTCGGCGGCTTCGACGAGGCCTTCTCGCGCGCGCAGGACTGGGAGCTCAACCACCGGATCCGCTCGACCGGCGGGACCGTGTGGTTCGTGCCGGCGCTGCAGGTGGCGTACCGCCCCCGGTCCAGCGCCGGCGCCCTGGCCCGCCAGTACTTCCACTACGGGCGCTGGCGCCGCGTCATCGTGCGCCGCTCGCCGGAGACCGCGAGCGCGCGCTACCTCGCCCCGCCCGCCGCCGTCGTGGCGGTCGCGGGCGGCGCGGTGCTCGGCGCGCTCGGGCTGCGCGCCGGCTGGCTCGCCCCGGCCGGGTACGCCGCCGGGGTGCTCGCCGGCAGCGCGGCCACCGCGCGCGGGCTCGAGCCGGCCGCCGCCGTGCGCCTGCCGCTCGTCTACGCCACCATGCACGGCGCGTGGGGGCTGGGGTTCCTCACCAGCCCGCGCGCCCTCGCCCGGCCGGTGCGCGCCGGGCTCCCCGCCCACGGACGGGCCCGAGCGCGAGGAGCACTCCGGCGATGA
- a CDS encoding class I SAM-dependent methyltransferase has product MSERPPKGPSGGDLLAAARHAAAGGALVLAAEALGRRVPAGRGAALPLGVVGALAGAGVWAGRRAETRVRRLQREVARARREDAGAAQDRVLAALRGLDARAQRLERVGARLERAAEREGVRGERREDRQAKQAAKRLTDLRRSLREVEERLGDRVRAEAATSFAQTEALLNLLCLVSPRSALPATRGWAASPDLLLTYVSEVLAAPPGTDVLELGSGTSTLWAAYALEVRGGEGRVLALDHDERFLERTRAALERHGLAARAEVRHAPIEDLEVAGGTQPWYAVRALEGVSGLGVVLVDGPIGSMHPRSRYPALPLLRDRLVPGAVVLLDDAGRPEERELVDDWAREHPELSVEHLGHEKGTSLLRVPRT; this is encoded by the coding sequence ATGAGCGAGCGTCCACCGAAGGGCCCGAGCGGCGGCGACCTGCTCGCGGCGGCGCGCCACGCCGCCGCCGGCGGGGCGCTCGTGCTCGCCGCCGAGGCGCTGGGGCGCCGGGTGCCGGCCGGGCGCGGGGCCGCCCTCCCGCTCGGCGTCGTCGGCGCCCTGGCCGGGGCCGGCGTGTGGGCCGGGCGGCGCGCCGAGACCCGCGTGCGGCGCCTGCAGCGCGAGGTCGCGCGGGCGCGCCGCGAGGACGCCGGCGCGGCGCAGGACCGGGTGCTCGCCGCCCTGCGCGGCCTCGACGCGCGGGCGCAGCGCCTCGAGCGGGTCGGCGCGCGCCTCGAGCGCGCCGCGGAGCGCGAGGGCGTGCGCGGCGAGCGCCGCGAGGACCGGCAGGCCAAGCAGGCCGCCAAGCGGCTCACCGACCTGCGCCGGTCGCTGCGCGAGGTCGAGGAGCGCCTCGGCGACCGGGTCCGCGCCGAGGCCGCCACGTCCTTCGCGCAGACCGAGGCCCTGCTCAACCTGCTCTGCCTGGTGTCCCCGCGCTCGGCCCTGCCCGCGACCCGCGGCTGGGCGGCCTCGCCCGACCTGCTGCTGACGTACGTCTCGGAGGTGCTCGCCGCGCCGCCGGGCACGGACGTGCTCGAGCTCGGCAGCGGCACGTCGACCCTGTGGGCGGCGTACGCCCTCGAGGTGCGCGGCGGCGAGGGGCGGGTCCTCGCGCTGGACCACGACGAGCGCTTCCTCGAGCGCACCCGCGCCGCGCTGGAGCGGCACGGCCTCGCGGCCCGCGCCGAGGTGCGCCACGCCCCCATCGAGGACCTCGAGGTCGCGGGCGGCACCCAGCCCTGGTACGCCGTGCGCGCCCTCGAGGGCGTCTCCGGCCTCGGCGTCGTGCTCGTCGACGGCCCGATCGGCAGCATGCACCCGCGCTCGCGCTACCCCGCGCTGCCCCTGCTGCGCGACCGCCTCGTCCCGGGCGCGGTCGTGCTGCTCGACGACGCGGGGCGCCCCGAGGAGCGCGAGCTCGTCGACGACTGGGCGCGCGAGCACCCCGAGCTGAGCGTGGAGCACCTCGGGCACGAGAAGGGCACGAGCCTGCTGCGCGTGCCGCGGACCTGA